The Leptodactylus fuscus isolate aLepFus1 chromosome 5, aLepFus1.hap2, whole genome shotgun sequence genome segment aataataaaagacctcagtaatgaagatacttaattattacctccaagtctctcacatatcagtaactagagatgagcgagtactgttgggatcagccgatcacaacagcacgctccatagaaatgaatggatgcaccgggtacttccgcttaaccccccgcgtgccggctacgtccattcatttctatgcgagcgtgctgttcggatcggctgatcccaacagtactcgctcatctctatcagtaactcttacactggggttaatgtgagggacatgatggggttaattgctattaataaaaggcacatggagttactaaactgtcatgcacagggccagactttatgttgcttactcaagagtatcctgtgcccaaaacttacatgtactggcggaaaataacaaatcatacaatgttgtatattgaagtatattaacctgaaatacctctgtcccaaagacactatgtacagtttataccaacaccgtatagcggctgaaatacaaattacattcaacacaaaagtctcatgtgctctcagaattacagcaacaacaagatacacagttacattttatatcccataccttatacacagtacgaaaaccttacccgcgcctgtatatacccactgctacaatcaccgcagacgaagtcgcgggtaccagctagtatatatatatatatatatatatatagacacataaAAATACAAGATCTGTCAACAGCAGCTTGCTGACGTTTTCTAGATCTTCCTCTCTGTATTCTCTTCTTATGAGCAGCGATTTCTCGCTGACGCAGAGACATTGGAAAGTTTTGTGGAGGAGGGGACTTTCTGTCCCTGAAAAGAAATAATTTATAGAGAAATATTAGCAGAGATTTTCCcagcggagaattttttttttggtttaattTCCTCTTAAAGTAACAGGAGATTGTTTAGAGCGTCACTTTAAGGGGCGTGTATACGTTTTCAAACTAACTTTATTGCTCCAGTgcatagaaaaaaacaaacaaaaattaaatGAATCAATTTCACAAAACAATTGGAGAAAAATCTcctaccgttttgtgtatacagtccATATGTAGATCGATGCGTCTCCAGGGTGCCAGACTGCGACTagtcctgtgtagtctgatcctgatgTCAAGTCCTTATCATTAAAGGGGTGTTATCATCTTGGGATATGCGCTGATAACCTTAATATCATTTTGCGTACTGGGCCTTCATGCAGGCtgtttacataatttttttttagtcaagAACCTTAACAAAGTTGCTTAACTTTTCACTTTCGATGCAATGGAGCCATAACAATAAGGTGGTGAAAGTATCCACACCCTCCTTTGTGCTGGGGAGATGTGTCTGCGGTGTATTTCATCAGCTCATGAGCGCGGTAACTGAGGTGTCGGGAGGGATATTTACCAGACATACGATCGGATCTCCAGGCCATTATGTGTATGACTGGGAATATGTTTGCACATTTAGCGACCTCGCGGCCGCTGTTTACACCCGGCACACGGCGCTCCGGGGCGACATTAAGCGACCGCTTGTAGAATATTTGTTTTTACAGGAGGAATAGGGGGAATAATGTTCCTCACACAGAATCGGGTGCGTGCGGTGGAGCTTGTGACAACCCAGCACATGACAAGGATTTGCAATCTGCATGAAATTCTCAAGGCTTTGATTCTGAAGCTGGAAAACATCGTCGTACCCGTCACATGAGCCCACACGGGAGACTCCCAGATACCCGCATGGTGGTGCCAAAAATACCCCTCGCCAATAGCGCATAGGGTCTGCGGTCACATTGCAGTGTTGTGGGAAGAAATTCTCAGACCTCTTAAAGGGCGTCTCCATATGTGATATAGTCTTATGTAGTCGTAGTCGCATCCGTATGGGTCTATGAGATCTTGCATTTTCTAGGGCCTTattgctttgctgcaagatttaggATCtccttatgggggcgctgtggctaGGCAGTGTTATTACTGTCATGGGGCATTATGATGGGTCCACTATGGCCGACGCTTCTTTGCGGATGGTTTTCACCTATGGCTTTGGCACCCTTACATGCACTTGGGTTGGCACTGAATTATCGGTTACCTATTTTTGGGACGTAGATTATGGCGATCCCGTATATACATATGGGCTATATATACTACATATCCATATAGTTTGGTGTAGTTATGGGGTATTGTGGCTGGACAGGAATATGGGGGCTGCGGTCCTGGGATTTGAGGGTGGGCGCCATACTCCAACAGACTCCATGCATTGTCTTTGCAGTCACATGTTCCGGTCACACTGGGCTGTTTTCTTAGTCGCTGATTTTGTTGAGTCTTTTTTGTCAACAACATAATGAACAGTGAGAGGAACAAATTGGGCGCCATGTGCCGGTCACAAGACCTGGCGGAGACCGCGGCTCTCGTGTAGAGAAGAGAATCTCCTGCTGACAGTCTGATAACAGTCTATGGTGGTGGAGGGTGACCACCATAAATGTGCAGAGACCCTGACCCCGAATGACCTGTGAAGCTATGAGAAATATCCGTCACTTTCTCTTTGTTACCTACTGATCTGCCTGTTTGTGTGTCAGTCTACACTGCTAACCTAGCATTATATTCATGGACCAGGATGTTCTGCATGTACTGGCGAAAGACAGAAATGAAACTAAATGCAATTGTAAGAATCGGAATATGAGGGGGCTGCACTACTGAAATACTTTGTGCTCCGGAGACCCTTTTCATGTATCACCTCTACCGCCACCCTCGTCACCTCATCACAATGCCGCTGTCTTACACCAGCACAagaggggacaggtcattgtcaCTTAAAATATCAGCAGGCCTGTGTGAACACTCTGCAAATCTGATATAGAAATCTACCAAGTATCTGCAGTAAATGTGTATTATGTGGCAGCTGTTCTAAATGTTTACTCATTACCTCGGAGTCACCAAAGTCATGTCATTATTCATATTCTATAAGTGTCACCAGATTGTCACCTGATAGCGCAGGAGGAGAGAACTACAGCCCAAAGGGTAATGCCGTAATCATGTATTATTTATTcacagagagaggaggaacgCAACGGGAAATGTTAGGAAGCCCATCAGTAGTAAAGAGACCAGATAATAATcttagctactataatactgccctctatgtacaagaatataactactataatactactcctatgtacaagaatataactactataatactgccccctatgtacaaggatataactactataatactgaccttatgtacaagaatataactactataatactgccccctatgtacaaggatataactactataatactactcctatgtacaagaatataactacgataatactactcctatgtacaagaatataactactataatactgctcctatgtacaagaatataactactataatactgcttcctatgtacaagaatataactactataatactactcctatgtacaagaatataactactataatactgctcctatgtacaagaatataactactataatactgctgctatgtacaagaatataactactataatactactcctatgtacaagaatataactactataatactgcccctatgtacaagaatataactactataatactgcttcctatgtacaagaatataactactataatactactcctatgtacaagaatataactactataatactactcctatgtacaagaatataactactataatactactcctatgtacaagaatataactactataatactactcctatgtacaagaatataactactataatactgcccctatgtacaagaatataactactataatactgctcctatgtacaagaatataactactataatactactcctatgtacaagaatataactactataatactattcctatgtacaagaatataactactataatactgcccctatgtacgagaatataactactataatactactcctatgtacaagaatataactactataatactactcctatgtacaagaatataactactataatactgcccctatgtacaagaatataactactataatactactcctatgtacaagaatataactactataatactactcctatgtacaagaatataactactataatactactcctatgtacaagaatataactactataatactacccctatgtacaagaatataactaatataatactactcctatgtacaagaatataactactataatactgctcctatgtacaagaatataactactataatactactcctatgtacaagaatataactactataatactactcctatgtacaagaatataactactataatactactcctatgtacaagaatataactactataatactactcctatgtacaagaatataactactataatactgcccctatgtacaagaatataactactataatactgctcctatgtacaagaatataactactataatactactcctatgtacaagaatataactactataatactattcctatgtacaagaatataactactataatactgcccctatgtacgagaatataactactataatactactcctatgtacaagaatataactactataatactactcctatgtacaagaatataactactataatactactcctatgtacaagaatataactactataatactacccctatgtacaagaatataactaatataatactactcctatgtacaagaatataactactataatactgctcctatgtacaagaatataactactataatactgctcctatgtacaggaatataactactataatactacctcctatgtacaagaatataactactataatactgctcctatgtacaagaatataactactataatactgctcctatgtacaagaatgtaactactataatactattcctatgtacaagaatataactactataatactgctcctatgtacaagaatataactacgataatactacctactatgtacaagaatataactactataatactactactatgtacaagaatataactactataatactacctactatgtacaagaatataactactataatactactccaatatacaagaatataactactataatactactccaatatacaagaatataactactataatactactcctatgtacaagaatataactacgataatactacctccgatgtacaagaatataactactataatactactcctatgtacaagaatataactactataatactactcctatgtacaagaatataactactataatactactcctatgtacaagaatataactactataatactgcccctatgtacaagaatataactactataatactactcctatgtacaagaatataactactataatactactcctatgtacaagaatataactactataatactacccctatgtacaagaatataactactataatactactcctatgtacaagaatataactactataatactactcctatgtacaagaatataactactataatactacctcctatgtacaagaatataactactataatactactcctatgtacaagaatataactactataatactacttctatgtccaagaatataactactataatactactcctatgtacaagaatataactactataatactactcctatgtacaagaatataactactataatactattcctatgtataagaatataactactataatactgctcctatgtacaagaatataactactataatactacctcctatgtgcaagaatataactactataatactgctcctatgtacaagaatataactactataatactgccccctatgtacaagaatataactactataatactactcctatgtacaagaatataactactataatactactcctatgtacaagaatataactactataatactacctcctatgtacaagaatataactactataatactgctgctatgtacaagaatataactactataatactactcctatgtacaagaatataactactataatactgccccctatgtacaagaatataactactataatactgctcctatgtacaagaatataactactataatactgccccctatgtacaagaatataactactataatactactcctatgtacaagaatataactactataatactactcctatgtacaagaatataactactataatactacctcctatgtacaagaatataactactataatactgctgctatgtacaagaatataactactataatactactcctatgtacaagaatataactactataatactgctcctatgtacaagaatataactactataatactgctcctatgtacaagaatataactactataatactactcctatgtacaagaatataactactataatactactcctatgtacaagaatataactactataatactgctcctatgtacaagaatataactactataatactgtagcGACTCTCATGTGATATCTTGTGTATTTCCAGGTCAGTGTGGTGGCCATATTGGGGTTGATCTTGCTTTGCCTCCCTTATACACCTGATGAGAAGACATCTGGACAATTTGCCTTGAAGGTCAGTTATTGCGATGTCcggtgtgatatattatatactgctgcGAGTGATTATTACGCCCTGTATCGTAGGACTATACACGATATCTGAGTctcatctcccctcccccactctcACTTGCCTGTTTATGGATCAGTCATATGACCTGAAGCTGACAATGGAATTACCGCCCTCCTTCTGGGGTCTTTTCTCACCCCCCGGGGTCAGTCATGTGACTTTATGTTTGCTTATATTTTTTGCATTGACTGGGAAGAAGGAGATGTTTGGTTAAAGGGTTAAAAGGCCATGCCCAACAATATTATGTGTAAGAAATGACGGGTGTGAATACTTATGCAACCAACTGTATTGTATAGTAATAATCGTATCACGTCCTCCATTTTGTGTATGTAGCTTGTATGCaggcctatgtgtctccatggttacagacgaCAAACAAACcctttgtagtctgatcctgtagcTGTTCTCTTTAATGTCTGTCCCCCCGATATTCAGAGACCCAAAAACTTCAATAATGTGAAATCGAGATGTCGTGGAACAGGACAGGACCCGATTTTGATGTAGGCTTTAGGACCCCTCCCCTTTGTATGACCCACATTTTGAGATGTTTTTGTAACCCCATGTTTCGGGTCTCTTTCAGCTTCTCTATTTCCTGCTCAGCGCCCTCAGTTTGATCATCTGCGTCCTGGCCGTGGCCTTTGCCGctcaccattacacccagatcaCCAAATACACTTGCAAGATGGCCGACGACTCATGCCAGTGCACCCTGGACCCGTCGGACCCACTGGGCCGCACCTTCTTGTACAAGGACGTGGCCGACTGTGACGTGGTCACCACCACCATCAAACTTTTTGTGCTCCTGGAGATGACTCTGAACCTGCTGCTCGCCCTGGTCTGCCTGGCGGCCTGCTTCATCATGTGGAACCATCGCTACCAGGTCTTCTACGTGGGCATGTGGCTTCAAGGGTCATCGGGCAACGAGAACCCCCAGCAGAAAGTATAGTGGGGGGAACCGATACCGCCTGGGAACGTGGGACTGACCACAGCACTGACTAGATGCCAATACACCGAGGGGCCCCGCATACTCTGCTGGGTCTTCAGGGGTCTTGCTTTTTGCTACCGCCCCCCGAAATCTGAGTACGCTCTACTCCTGCCATCATTTCCATCCCGTGGACGTCCATGGGACCCCAAAATGCCTTACTCCACTTTACTATAGTGGTCTATCCAGCATACCAATACAATGAATGTAGCCAAAATGATTTTTGTACATGTACCCCAAAAATGTGTACCCCAAAAATGACATATTGCCAAAAATGGACCTAAAATACTGGGTGATACCATTATCGAGTTTCCCGAAGGGGTTGTCACCTCACAAATCTGCAAGTTTGGAAAATTCAAAGGCCATATGGGTGttggggaaagctgggtgacacctgggggggggggagggggggaatcaaTTGGGTTAAAAAAGACCATTTTTAAATGCCCCCACAACTACTTCAAAGAACTCCTATTTTTTCTGGAGGACCCGACATCTACATGGAGTACATGGACAATCCATTGAGTTCAGTGGACAATGTGTAATTCTTCACTTCCCCTGTGGGGGCTCTGTAGGGAAATCACATTCTTGTTTTCCAAGTTTACCCACAGGATAGCACTGATTTCCATTGTTGTGAAATCTTGTGATGAGTTTATTTTTGGGAAAGATTTGAGATTAAGGGACAGTCaaaagtagacaacccctttaagaggctaTTCTGTATCATTATAAAGCCATATTTAAAGGGTGTGGTCTGGTACCAAAGGGCTTGGCAATATTTAGTCTATTATATACAGGGATGATTATTAATACACAGTTGTTACCGCCCAAATCTGCTTTCGTTACCCTGTGATGATCTTATGTTATATGTGTTATACTATAATCACTACCAAAGCTGCATCCAAAAATCTGCGATTTTTTGACTCTTGCTGAATCACTTCTACGAATCATCATCTGCTGCAGCGTATTGAGAGAGATGTAATGCTGTCAATAGGGAGGTACAGCTTGGACCCAACCTGAAGATGTCATAGTCAATGCAGCTAAGGGGCATGGCCTCACAGTATACGGTgctttatacaatatatacataaccGCAGTGCAGTATATAAGTAACcgggaaatacaaaaaaaatgattGTAAAACATTTCATACCTGGAGAAAAACTAATAACAAAGAATTTATTATATACATGACCTTATTATGTGTGAGCGTCACTGAGTATATACGGGCTTCATTCTCTtctctataggggcagtattatagtagttatattcttgtacatagtagtagtattatagtagttatattcttgtacatagtagtagtattatagtagttatattcttgtacatagggggtagtattatagtagttatattcttgtacatagggggcagtattagggtgcattcagactacgtaacgccgggcgtgtatgagagccgtacacgccggcattacggcagactgccgaacacttcccattcacttcaatgggagcgctcgtaacagcggcgtttacgagcgctcccattgaagtgaatgggaagtgttcggcagtctgccgtaattccggcgtgtacggc includes the following:
- the SSPN gene encoding sarcospan codes for the protein MGAEDKHKPGPRDQDQTAKGTSEAQQTPQEKKAEAKKRKKKDEKTGRPDESQTCCGCRFPLLVALLQLTLGVSITVVAIIMAINCSSLLVRDTPHWAGIIVSVVAILGLILLCLPYTPDEKTSGQFALKLLYFLLSALSLIICVLAVAFAAHHYTQITKYTCKMADDSCQCTLDPSDPLGRTFLYKDVADCDVVTTTIKLFVLLEMTLNLLLALVCLAACFIMWNHRYQVFYVGMWLQGSSGNENPQQKV